The following is a genomic window from candidate division KSB1 bacterium.
TCAAGGCCCAAAAGTCCGTTAAAGCCTTTGGCGAAATCTTTATGATGCGTTAAAATCCAGACTGACTCACCCCGGTCGTGTATGAACACCTTTTTGTTCTGAAGCATACGCGCAAAGGTGGTGTATTTTCCAATGATGGGCAGCATTTTGCGGTTATAGGTATGTGACGGACGAACTATTGTGACTGGAAACTTGTTCTGTTCGCAGCGGCGGTTCAAAAACCTTTCGCAATCGGCTTTATTACGAGAATACTGCCAAAACGGATTGTCCAGCGGTGTGTCTTCTGTAATCGGAAACTGCATCGCCGGTGTCTGATACGCCGAAGCAGAACTAATAAAAATATACTGTCCGACTCTGCCGCCGAAAACCTCATAGTCTTGTTTGACATGTTGCGGAGTAAAAGCGATCCAGTTGACCACCACATCAAAGGTATGAGCTTTGACTATGCTTTCCACCTGATTTCGGTTGCGAATATCACCAGTGAGTAAATGCGGGGCAGGCTTTAAATCAATTTCAGTTTCGCCGCGGTTAAACCAATAGAGTTCAATATCCGGATTTTTCAATGCCAATTCACTGCACGCTGAACTGATCACCCGGAACCACCGATAAATAGTACTTTCATTGTTTGCCTTTTTTTTAAAGTTAACAGTTTAAGCCATAAAATTCAATAATTTTTATTTGACCGATAGCACCGGTACAACGTCAACTCTTATACTGTGCTTTGACTGTCTTTTGAACCCTGAAAATGAAGCCGGTTTGGCGGCATCTAAAAAGGACGCATTATGTGATTTATTTCACAGAAATTTACTTTGTTACTATTTTTGGTTGTTTATTTATATTATTTCCCTTGACAAAAAGCCTTAATTGACGTATATTTGTGATATAATTCACAGTTAAGCCATGAAAGGATATTAACTCTGTGCACAGATTACCCAAACCAACACTTTCACGTCTTTGTCAGCTGCACCGGGTTCTGAAGACCCTGGAACAACAGGATATCTCACGCATCTCCTCTTTTCAGCTGGCGGATCGACTCGGCGTGGGATCGCATAGTATCCGTAAAGACATCAGTCATTTGGATGAAAAAGGCAGCGGAGGCGGCGGTTATGATGTCAAGCAGCTTGCCGCCGTCATAGCAGACAAGCTGGGACTGGCACAGATGCGTAATATGTGCATTGTCGGCCTGGGCAAACTCGGCCGCGCTCTTCTCAATCTCAACTATCAACCGGATACCTATAATCTTGTAGCCGGATTTGATTCCAATACCAACAGGGTTGAGACAATACGTACTCATATTCCGGTCTATCCCGCTTATAATATCCCGGAGATTATTCCTCAGCTGAATATAGAAATCGCAATGCTGACGGTGCCGACAGAAGCTGCTCAGGACATGACCGACACATTGATTAATGCGGGCATACGCGGGATACTGAATTTCACACAGCGTATAATTACTATCCCGGACAAGCCTGTTTTTATAAGCAATATAGATATTATGACAGAACTTTCCATCCTATCATCGTTTATCACCCTAAAAAGTCAATAAAAAAAGGAGACAGAATATGACACGAGTTTATAATTTTTCCGCGGGTCCTGCAACCCTGCCCGAATCGGTGCTCAAAAAAGCAGCAGATGAAATGCTGGATTACAACGGAACCGGCATGTCTGTGATGGAGATGAGCCACCGATCAAAAGCATTTGATGATATTATTAAATCCGCTGAAGCTGTTTTGAGAGAGCTTTTAAACATCCCGGATAATTATCATGTCCTTTTTCTTCAGGGCGGAGCCTCGACCCAGTTTGCCATGGTTCCGATGAATATTATGACGAAAAACGGCAAAGCAGATTATGTGCATACCGGCGCCTGGTCAAAAAAAGCCATACCGGAAGCCGAACGATTTGGTACTGTCAATATTATTGCATCATCCGAAGATAAAAACTATACTTATATTCCTGAGTTGAATCCGGCCTCCTTTACCAAAGACGCCGATTATTTTTATATCGTCACCAACAATACCATCTATGGAACACGTTACACACAAATTCCTGACACAGGTAATGTTCCGATTGTGGCTGATATGTCATCTAATATCTTGTCTGAAGAAATAGATGTCAACAAATTCGGGATTATCTTTGCAGGCGCGCAAAAAAATATAGGACCGGCCGGTGTGACCATCATCATCATCCGTGATGATCTGGTTGGAAATGCCCCGGATACTTTACCTACAATGCTGAATTACAAAACACATGTATCCAAAGACTCTCTGTTCAACACCCCTCCCTGCTATAATATTTATATCGCAAAACTGGTGTTTGACTGGCTGAAAAACAACGGCGGCATCAAAGCCATGCAGGCACAAAATGAAGAGAAAGCAGCGCTTTTATATGATTATCTGGATCAATCCGATTTTTTCAAGGGAACAGCCGAGAAAAAAGACCGTTCTTTGATGAATGTACCGTTTGTATCGCCTGATGCGGATTTGGATAAACAATTTATCGCCGAGGCTGAAGAGCAGGGGTTAAAGACTTTAAAAGGCCATCGGAGCGTAGGCGGTATGCGCGCCAGCATTTACAACGCCATGCCCGTTGACGGTGTTAAAAAACTTGTCGGATTTATGAAAAATTTTGAACAAACACACAAATAGGAGATTTTTATGTACAAGATAAAGACGTACAATAAAATTTCACCACGTGGTCTTGATTTGCTGCCCAGAGATCAGTATGAAGTGTCCAGTGAAACAGTTAATGCCGACGGATATATTCTGCGCAGTTATAAACTCCATGACGAGCCGTTCCCGGAGTCACTTTTGGCCATTGCTCGAGCCGGAGCTGGTGTTAACAATATACCTGTCGATGATTGTACAAAACGCGGCATCGTTGTATTTAACACCCCTGGAGCCAATGCAAATGGTGTAAAAGAGTTGGTTTTATGTTCATTGTTTCTGGCTTCCCGTAAAATTGTGCAGGGTGTTGACTGGGCCAAAACCCAGATCGGCGAAGGTGATCAAGTGCCGAAGCTCATCGAAAAAAACAAATCCCAATTTGCCGGCCCTGAAATCAAAGGCAAGAGGTTGGGTATAATCGGACTTGGCGCTATCGGAGTCAATGTTGCAAACGATGCTTATGATCTCGGGATGGATGTGATTGGGTTTGATCCGTTTTTGTCTGTGGACAGCGCCTGGGGTTTATCCCGTAATATTCAAAGAGCTGTTTCCCTTGATGATCTGGTCTCGAAAGCTGATTACATCAGTATTCATGCGCCGTTGACGGATAAAACCCGTGGTATGTTTAATGCGGAAAAATTCTCGATCATGAAAAAAGGTGTACGAATTCTCAACTTTGCCCGCGGCGGTCTGGTGAATAATAATGACATAAAAAAGGCGCTGGATGACGGCATTGTGACCTGTTATGTCACGGATTTCCCTGATGAAGAACTGCTTAAACACGACAGTGTAATCGGCGTTCCACATCTGGGTGCATCCACACCCGAATCCGAAGACAATTGTGCAATCATGGCTGCGACTCAGCTTGTAAATTACCTGGAATGCGGCAATGTGGTCAACAGTGTCAATTTTCCGGATTGTGAGATGCAGTTTACCGGCGACATACGCCTTATTGTCATCAACCAAAACATTCCGGCTATGGTACAAAAGATCACCGGCGTACTGGCAGACCGCAACATTAATATTTCCAACATGCTGAACCGACATCAGGATGAATATGCATATAACATTATCGATATCGAAGGCAATTTTGATGAAAAGGCGATCGGTGAATTAAAAGCTATAGATGGTATTATCGCCGCACGTGTTATCGAATGTAAATAAACCCTGCAAACCGGGTTTGTATTCTGAGCCCGGTTTTCTCCAATGTCCTGCCGCATCTAATTTTAAAGACCTCCGCTCTCCTTTTAGGAATACAACCTTTTAAACAAATGTTCTAACTTTTAAAAAGTTAGAGAAAGGATAAACTGTGAGATATCGGTTCTTGCTTTTTCTTTTACTATTTATTGTGTCTGGATGTGAGCAAAATATTGTATCAGATTGCGATCGTGTTTCCGATAAAAGCCTGATCGGAAATAGAACAACATTTTCACAGATCCAAGCATCTGTTTTTAATCCGAACTGTGTCTCCTGCCATTCCGGCACCACACCGTCAGGAGGCTTGGATCTTTCAAATGATGTAGCATACAACAATCTTGTCAATGAGCCAGTCAATACTTCAGAGTATGTGCGCGTGCTTCCATTTGACAGCGACAGCAGTTACCTGTATCTGACCCTCGTCGGAGACAACGCACCTCTTATGCCTCCATCCGGGCCTTTGAGCGATGCCAAAATTGATTCTGTTGCCGCCTGGATTGATCGGGGCGCTCCAAATGATTAGGAGGATAGAAATGAAATTATCCATTTTAATGTTATGCCTTTCACTTGCCTCATTCAGTTATCCTGCAGAATATCATGTAGATACAGAGGCGCAGAACAAGGTCAGGTTTATAAGTGATGCCAAGGTAGAAACGTTTGACGGCGTGACCGGCCAGATTGATGGTTATGTGGTATGGGACAATGACGCTGTTCTGGTAAATAACAAGTTTTATTTCGAGGTGGAACTGCAGACACTGGACACCGGAATCGGGCTGCGCAACCGTCATATGCGTGAAAATTATTTGGAAACGGAAACATACCCCTATGCCACCTATGAAGGAACAATCACAGAAATAGATTCGGCTGCCATTGACAGCGGCTTTATCGCTTTTACAGAGGGTACCTTTTCCGTGCACGGGGTGGAAAAACCGTTAGAGATGGAGGTGCAGGTAACCCCGGACGACGACCAATATCAAGCATATAGTGAATTTCAGGTCTTACTCTCCGATCATTACATAAAGATCCCGAAACTGATGTTTCTCAAGCTAAGTGAAATTATACAATTACAAGTGAAAGTTTATATGCAGCCGGTACAAAAGTAAAGGATTTGCTGTGAAATCAATATTAATAGCAGTTATCGTTCTTCTTTATTCTGCCCTCCTCTGTCCACAAGAATTGCAAACTTCCTGGAATCGCTCAGAACAACAGTCCCAATTGTTGCAGTTATTTCATTCCCTGAATGCGCTGGTACTGCCGAGCGCTGAAACGCCTTCTCGCGGCGACATTCTTTTCAAAGTATCGCACCGATTTCGTCCGCCCGTGGGAGATGGGATTAAAGCGTTTTGGGGATTAGACGGCCCTGCTAACATCAGACTTGCGCTCGGGTATGCAATTACAGACCGTATTTTTGTGAATGTGGGACGTACAAATGTTTATGATAATGCTGATCTGCAGCTTAGATATAAAGCATGGACCTGGGACAATGACCTGCTTCCCGTTGTTCTGACATTCCAGGGCGGAGCTGCCTGGAATTCACAACTCGACCAACCGGTACGGTAAAAAACAGATCCAGAGAGTTCCAATACTATGGTCAGATCATTCTGAATGCTCTGTACGAGGATAAGCTCGGACTCGGATTTGTACCCTCTTATGTTTACAATGCTCAGCCCTTTTGCAAGGATCTTCAATACAGCCTTGTTTGGGGCAGCTATATGCAATATTATATTTCAGAATTCTGGAGTTTGATCATTGAATATAGTCCCACCCTATCCGGATGGCGGCAAACCTATAACACGGTTTCACTGGGTATCGAATTGGAGACAGGCGGTCATTTTTTCAAGCTATTCTTTACAAATCAGGATAAAATTAATATGACCCAATATCTGACCGGATCCGATCTAACGTTTAATGGAAACAATTTACGTTTTGGCTTTTTAATATCCCGTATTTTATAGGAGTGGAGGTTAGCATGAGATTATTTGTTTTTGTAACGGTTGTGTTCTGTGCAGTAAGCGTTTTTCCCAGATCAAAGCGGGTTGACCAGATTCCAAACGGCTCTGTATTTCAGTGCAGAACCTGTCATACCGGCACGGGTGGACCCCGCAATCCATTCGGTCAGCTGATCGAAGCTGAATATCTGGATGTCAACGGTGATGTGATATGGGAAAATGATCTTGCCATTCTGGATGCAGATGAAGACGGAGGCACAAATGGCCAGGAACTGCTTGATCCCGACGGCAGCTGGGAAAAAGGGGATGGCGATCCCGGATCCCCGGATTTGGTTACCAACCCCGGGGATCCGGAAAGTGTATCCGGTATACGGTTTGCTGAAAACAAGCCAGAAACCTATGGCATCAGCAATTATCCTAATCCATTCAATTCAGGTACACAGATTCAGATATTCATTAGCAAAAACGGACCTGTTCGAATCGATATATTTGACATTAAGGGTCAGCATATCCGGACATTGGTGGATTCTGAACTTCCGTTCAGGGACGTTGACATTTAAATGGGATGGGAAAGATTCCAAGAACAAGAGCGTTTCCAGCGGTATTTATCTTGCCAGACTGCGTGCCGGCACTGTTATCAAGACCAGGTCTATGCTGTTATTAAGATAAGTGGTAGGATATGATATTCAGAACTCATTGATACCAGTCAACGCCGGGATTTCACCGGTTAATCAACAACTGGTTCGGACCAGTTTAGCCGATTCAGACATGCTGCATTATGAACCAGGTCTGAAAGATTAAATAACCTGACAGGAGAATAAAGGCTTCCCATCTATCCAGTTTTCTCCGTCCTCCGGTCCACATGGACAGAGTGAGGAATAAAGTGCCTGCGATTAAGACGATCAATCCTGCATTATATGCATCCGAATAATGTATCGGACGAATAACCGCGCTGGATGCAATAACCAGTAAAATATTAAAAACATTGGATCCGATTATATTTCCAACGGCAATGTCATTATTTCGTTTCACGGCAGCGGTCACCGAGGTTGCCAGTTCGGGGAGGGATGTTCCGACAGCAACAACGGTCAGACTGATCATCATTTCACTTATACCCAGTTTTTTGGCCATTTCGACGGCATTTCGGACCACCATCTCCCCACCCATAAAAAGAGCAGCCAAACCGATGATCAAATAAAATACAATATGTCTGGTGCCTATCGAGTTGCTGGTTTTCAATTCCCTCTTGGGTTCATTTTTGAGCTGATCAGCCACGTAAAATAGAAAACCGGCAAAAAGACCAACCAGAATAATACCGTCGGTGCGGCTGAGCTGTGATAAAGAGGCATTTCTCAAAAGCTCGTCACTCGATAAAACAAACAAAACCAAAACTGCAATCAATGAAAAAGGTATTTCTTTCCAGGCAGTACTGGATTTTACGGACAAGGGAGTGATTAACCCTGAAATCCCCAGAATGAAAAAGAGGTTGAACTGATTGCTGCCTATAATATTACCATATACGATATCTGATTTATTCTGAATGGAGGCGATAATATTGACAATCAATTCAGGTGCAGAAGTTCCGAAAGCGACAATGGCAAGTCCGATAGCCAATTCAGAGATCGAAAAATTTTTTGCCAGATGCGATGCCCCGTTGACAAGCCAATCCGCACCTTTTACTATCAGAAAAAAGCCAAGGCTCAAGAACATGAATGTGATCAACACAATTCCTCCAGGATTACGACACGTGCGAAAAGTAAACCCGGTCAGCAAAAGTGCAATATCCAATCATTTAATTTTTTTATTTTTTCATGTAAGATTTCAAGTGCGGCATCATTAACCAGCACATAATCCGCTCTTGCCCGTTTCTCTTGAAAAGAAAGCTGAAACCGCATCCGTTGCCGGATTTGGGTTTCGGTCAGATGATTGCGTTTTTTTACACGTTCTATACATTGATCGATGGGAGCATCCACAGTAACGGTGCAGTCGCATAATTTGTCCAGCTTCACTTCAAACAAAAGCGCCGCGTCAATGACGATATAATTGAAATCCTGACGGGCCAGCGTTTGCGGATCCCTCTGCAATCAGTGTCAGAATTTTGGGATGTACTATTCGATTTAGATGCTGGACATTTTCCTTGCTTTCAAAGGCCAGTTTAGAAAGTGTTTTACGATCGATATCACTTTTTACAAATATTCCTTGACCGAATATTTGGCCAAGCTTTGATTTTACATCCGGCATTTCAAGTACAAGATGGCCCTTGGCATCCGCATCGATGACCACAGCCCCGAATTTTTGCAGGCCCCTTGCTACAGCTTGTCTTTCCGCTGCCAATGCCGCCTGTTAAACCAATGGTTTTTCATAATCACCTTACAATAGCCAGTTTACCGATGTATTGTGTGCTTTCCGCTTTAATCTGATATAAATAAATACCGGGCGCCACCTTATTTCCCCGCTGATTTCGGATATCCCATGCTACACGATTCAGGAGAGGCTGAGATTTTAGAGATCGAACAAGCTGCCCGTATTCGTTCAAAATATTAATCGTCCATGAAGATTTTAAATTGGTAAATGTAATATTGTCATAAAGTGCTGCATTAAGAGGATTAGGGTAAACGATGACATCATGCGGTTTAACTGTATTTAGTTGATAGGAAAGTTCAAGCTGATCTCCCCTTCCGGGATTGACTGTTGATACCCAAATTATTTTCAATATTATCTGTACGAAACACAATGCTTTGTCCCTTTACCGGCGGCTCATCAAAAGCGACAGTCAATGCGACTTTTGACTGGCTTGTGAGCTCTGCAATTGTTATGTCCCCGGCATCACACATATAATTGTTTGAATTTACAAGAGAAGATTTCATCATGCTCGTACTGAATTCAAGCACTGCCTGATTCCAGTCAGTCCACTCTCCTTTTTTCAAATATGGTGTGACTGCCGGAGATGCCATAGTAAACTCTGCAGAATTGCGCACTGAATCCAGGGGTATACCATAGACATCCTGTAAATTCGAGCAGAACAGTGAAAATGTTTGATCGGCTGTGAGCTCTGCATCAAACGTCAAAATCACTGCGCGCCCGGACCGGTCTAAAACCGCTGATGTTATTTTCGGCGGAGCATTACAGTTGTAATGGATAACGTTTTTAGCACGCTCATTCATCGGCTTGCTAAATAACAAACGAATATGCGTCAAATTTACCGGTTGAATAGTCTGCAATGCAGGCGGTTTTCCGGGACGCGCGGCAGCTGTCCTGGATAAAATACTGGTGTCCGGTTCCTTGTCGGTATCGAGGGTTCGAGCCGCGTAATAGTAGACAGAGTCTGACTGGACGGTCGAATCAATGAATGTGGTCTGTTTTAGCGTTACACGTTCCGAGAGCAGTATCTGCTTTCGGCCCTCTAAAGATGGTGTAAGAATCCGCGCCATTCACCGGCCGCCAGTTCAGACTGACTGTGCGTTCGTCAAGCGGCGCAGCAGTTAATCCGACGGGTGGAACGGGAGCTGTAAGTTCGCTTGTCAAAGCAAATGCACGAATACGATTGCCGTCCGACATCCAATATTCCGGTATTCCGTCAACGTTCAAATCTCCGGTGAGTACAGAGCCCGTTTGAGCGGGCATCTGGTAGTGAATGATTTTGTAATGATCATCGACATGATCGATCACATAGAAATCCGGAAACAAGGACAAATAGATTTCATCATCGCCATCGCCGTCAACATCACCGGCAGATACACCGCTTTGAAAGTCTGAAGGCGACTCGAACCCGAAAAAACGCCATTCTGCTCTAACTTTATAGTCATTA
Proteins encoded in this region:
- a CDS encoding NAD-dependent epimerase/dehydratase family protein; translation: MISSACSELALKNPDIELYWFNRGETEIDLKPAPHLLTGDIRNRNQVESIVKAHTFDVVVNWIAFTPQHVKQDYEVFGGRVGQYIFISSASAYQTPAMQFPITEDTPLDNPFWQYSRNKADCERFLNRRCEQNKFPVTIVRPSHTYNRKMLPIIGKYTTFARMLQNKKVFIHDRGESVWILTHHKDFAKGFNGLLGLEPAVGETVHITSDELLSWNQIYQTIAEAADVDLNGVYLPSHLINAYDSELGAGLLGDKSCSMIPDNSKIKSLVPGFGAEIPFAQGAREIVDYYLNTPQAQVLDEQFDSLTDKMISEWEAFLNIKRS
- a CDS encoding redox-sensing transcriptional repressor Rex — protein: MHRLPKPTLSRLCQLHRVLKTLEQQDISRISSFQLADRLGVGSHSIRKDISHLDEKGSGGGGYDVKQLAAVIADKLGLAQMRNMCIVGLGKLGRALLNLNYQPDTYNLVAGFDSNTNRVETIRTHIPVYPAYNIPEIIPQLNIEIAMLTVPTEAAQDMTDTLINAGIRGILNFTQRIITIPDKPVFISNIDIMTELSILSSFITLKSQ
- the serC gene encoding 3-phosphoserine/phosphohydroxythreonine transaminase, which gives rise to MTRVYNFSAGPATLPESVLKKAADEMLDYNGTGMSVMEMSHRSKAFDDIIKSAEAVLRELLNIPDNYHVLFLQGGASTQFAMVPMNIMTKNGKADYVHTGAWSKKAIPEAERFGTVNIIASSEDKNYTYIPELNPASFTKDADYFYIVTNNTIYGTRYTQIPDTGNVPIVADMSSNILSEEIDVNKFGIIFAGAQKNIGPAGVTIIIIRDDLVGNAPDTLPTMLNYKTHVSKDSLFNTPPCYNIYIAKLVFDWLKNNGGIKAMQAQNEEKAALLYDYLDQSDFFKGTAEKKDRSLMNVPFVSPDADLDKQFIAEAEEQGLKTLKGHRSVGGMRASIYNAMPVDGVKKLVGFMKNFEQTHK
- a CDS encoding phosphoglycerate dehydrogenase; its protein translation is MYKIKTYNKISPRGLDLLPRDQYEVSSETVNADGYILRSYKLHDEPFPESLLAIARAGAGVNNIPVDDCTKRGIVVFNTPGANANGVKELVLCSLFLASRKIVQGVDWAKTQIGEGDQVPKLIEKNKSQFAGPEIKGKRLGIIGLGAIGVNVANDAYDLGMDVIGFDPFLSVDSAWGLSRNIQRAVSLDDLVSKADYISIHAPLTDKTRGMFNAEKFSIMKKGVRILNFARGGLVNNNDIKKALDDGIVTCYVTDFPDEELLKHDSVIGVPHLGASTPESEDNCAIMAATQLVNYLECGNVVNSVNFPDCEMQFTGDIRLIVINQNIPAMVQKITGVLADRNINISNMLNRHQDEYAYNIIDIEGNFDEKAIGELKAIDGIIAARVIECK
- a CDS encoding c-type cytochrome domain-containing protein, whose amino-acid sequence is MSGCEQNIVSDCDRVSDKSLIGNRTTFSQIQASVFNPNCVSCHSGTTPSGGLDLSNDVAYNNLVNEPVNTSEYVRVLPFDSDSSYLYLTLVGDNAPLMPPSGPLSDAKIDSVAAWIDRGAPND
- a CDS encoding YceI family protein: MKLSILMLCLSLASFSYPAEYHVDTEAQNKVRFISDAKVETFDGVTGQIDGYVVWDNDAVLVNNKFYFEVELQTLDTGIGLRNRHMRENYLETETYPYATYEGTITEIDSAAIDSGFIAFTEGTFSVHGVEKPLEMEVQVTPDDDQYQAYSEFQVLLSDHYIKIPKLMFLKLSEIIQLQVKVYMQPVQK
- a CDS encoding DUF5777 family beta-barrel protein, encoding MLQLFHSLNALVLPSAETPSRGDILFKVSHRFRPPVGDGIKAFWGLDGPANIRLALGYAITDRIFVNVGRTNVYDNADLQLRYKAWTWDNDLLPVVLTFQGGAAWNSQLDQPVR
- a CDS encoding DUF5777 family beta-barrel protein; amino-acid sequence: MYEDKLGLGFVPSYVYNAQPFCKDLQYSLVWGSYMQYYISEFWSLIIEYSPTLSGWRQTYNTVSLGIELETGGHFFKLFFTNQDKINMTQYLTGSDLTFNGNNLRFGFLISRIL
- a CDS encoding T9SS type A sorting domain-containing protein, with amino-acid sequence MRLFVFVTVVFCAVSVFPRSKRVDQIPNGSVFQCRTCHTGTGGPRNPFGQLIEAEYLDVNGDVIWENDLAILDADEDGGTNGQELLDPDGSWEKGDGDPGSPDLVTNPGDPESVSGIRFAENKPETYGISNYPNPFNSGTQIQIFISKNGPVRIDIFDIKGQHIRTLVDSELPFRDVDI
- a CDS encoding calcium/sodium antiporter produces the protein MLITFMFLSLGFFLIVKGADWLVNGASHLAKNFSISELAIGLAIVAFGTSAPELIVNIIASIQNKSDIVYGNIIGSNQFNLFFILGISGLITPLSVKSSTAWKEIPFSLIAVLVLFVLSSDELLRNASLSQLSRTDGIILVGLFAGFLFYVADQLKNEPKRELKTSNSIGTRHIVFYLIIGLAALFMGGEMVVRNAVEMAKKLGISEMMISLTVVAVGTSLPELATSVTAAVKRNNDIAVGNIIGSNVFNILLVIASSAVIRPIHYSDAYNAGLIVLIAGTLFLTLSMWTGGRRKLDRWEAFILLSGYLIFQTWFIMQHV
- a CDS encoding dephospho-CoA kinase, translated to MQRDPQTLARQDFNYIVIDAALLFEVKLDKLCDCTVTVDAPIDQCIERVKKRNHLTETQIRQRMRFQLSFQEKRARADYVLVNDAALEILHEKIKKLNDWILHFC
- a CDS encoding dephospho-CoA kinase; protein product: MAAERQAVARGLQKFGAVVIDADAKGHLVLEMPDVKSKLGQIFGQGIFVKSDIDRKTLSKLAFESKENVQHLNRIVHPKILTLIAEGSANAGPSGFQLYRH